In Endozoicomonas sp. GU-1, one DNA window encodes the following:
- the orn gene encoding oligoribonuclease: MAKSDNLVWIDLEMTGLDPVNDRILEIATIVTDGQLNILEEGPVLAVHQSDDVLGAMNEWCVNTHGATGLTDRVKASTISEKQAEQMTLDFLRQHVDQGISPMCGNSIGQDRRFLWQYMPELHDYFHYRNIDVSTLKELARRWQPELLEQFSKKGVHLALEDIRESIDELRFYRQHFIKNF; the protein is encoded by the coding sequence ATGGCTAAATCGGATAATCTCGTATGGATCGACCTGGAAATGACAGGCCTGGATCCAGTCAATGACCGGATTCTTGAGATCGCAACAATTGTGACCGATGGCCAGTTAAACATTCTGGAGGAAGGTCCGGTTCTCGCGGTTCACCAGAGTGACGACGTTCTGGGTGCCATGAATGAATGGTGTGTTAACACCCATGGAGCCACAGGCCTGACTGACCGGGTCAAAGCCAGCACCATCAGTGAAAAGCAGGCTGAGCAGATGACGCTGGATTTTCTCCGCCAACACGTTGACCAGGGCATTTCGCCAATGTGCGGTAATAGCATCGGTCAGGACCGCCGTTTCCTCTGGCAATATATGCCAGAGCTGCACGACTACTTTCACTATCGGAATATTGATGTCAGCACCCTGAAAGAGCTGGCGCGTCGCTGGCAGCCGGAGTTACTGGAGCAGTTTTCCAAGAAGGGTGTTCACCTTGCGCTGGAAGATATCCGTGAGTCTATTGATGAACTTCGGTTTTATCGCCAGCACTTTATCAAAAATTTTTAG
- the rsgA gene encoding small ribosomal subunit biogenesis GTPase RsgA encodes MSKRKLTRRQSWRIEKIQEERKARAQKREDKITLELQDDSLGPEQPGLIIAHYGAQLDIEPIGKPGETYRCHLRANLPPLVTGDRIVWRASSKGGMGVVVALEDRDSLLSRPDMRGQLKPVAANIDYIVLVIAPVPVPHANLIDRYLVAAETVGIEPVILLNKTDLLAGGASRPSASKELDDMLINYERIGYRVLKASTRTEDGLNELKSLLNEHTSVFVGQSGVGKSSLVNTLLPGVDTKVGPLSESTGKGTHTTTAARLFHFLAGGMLIDSPGIREFGLWHMEPEDVLHGFKEFRPFIGHCKFRDCSHEQEPGCAIRQALLNGDILQERMDSYQNILNSLEKA; translated from the coding sequence ATGAGTAAGCGCAAACTAACGCGCAGACAAAGCTGGCGCATTGAGAAAATTCAGGAAGAACGCAAAGCCCGCGCCCAAAAGCGTGAGGATAAAATTACCCTGGAACTTCAGGATGACTCCCTGGGGCCAGAGCAACCAGGGCTGATTATTGCCCACTATGGCGCACAGCTGGATATTGAACCCATTGGCAAACCCGGTGAGACCTATCGCTGCCACCTGAGGGCCAACCTGCCACCACTGGTTACCGGTGACCGTATTGTCTGGAGAGCTTCCAGCAAAGGCGGCATGGGGGTGGTAGTGGCACTTGAGGACCGTGACAGCCTGTTATCCAGACCGGATATGCGAGGACAGCTAAAGCCGGTAGCTGCCAATATTGACTACATTGTTCTGGTCATCGCCCCGGTGCCTGTTCCCCATGCAAACCTGATTGACCGTTATCTGGTGGCTGCGGAAACCGTGGGTATTGAGCCGGTCATCCTGCTCAATAAAACCGATTTGCTGGCAGGTGGAGCGAGTCGTCCATCTGCCAGTAAAGAGCTGGACGATATGCTGATTAACTATGAGCGTATTGGCTATCGCGTACTTAAAGCCTCCACCCGGACGGAAGACGGGCTCAATGAACTCAAGAGCCTGCTGAATGAACACACCAGTGTTTTCGTCGGCCAAAGCGGTGTCGGAAAGTCTTCCCTGGTCAATACACTGCTGCCCGGCGTTGATACCAAGGTCGGCCCGCTGTCCGAAAGCACCGGCAAAGGCACCCATACCACCACGGCAGCCAGGCTATTCCACTTCCTGGCCGGTGGTATGCTGATTGACTCCCCGGGGATTCGTGAATTCGGACTTTGGCACATGGAACCGGAAGACGTGTTGCACGGCTTTAAGGAGTTTCGTCCCTTTATCGGGCACTGCAAGTTCAGGGATTGCAGTCATGAACAGGAGCCGGGTTGCGCTATTCGCCAGGCCCTCCTGAATGGCGATATTCTTCAGGAAAGAATGGACAGCTACCAGAATATTCTGAATTCTCTGGAAAAAGCCTGA
- a CDS encoding urate hydroxylase PuuD has protein sequence MESYLQEWLNLLFRWLHVTAGVAWIGASFYFNWLEGRLEAAPANKQKKGIKGELWALHGGGIYEVNKYHLAPEKLPTTLHWFKWEAYVTWLSGMGLLAIIYYWGAESYLLAPQSALTPVQAIAISIVSLLTAWLVYDLLCKSPLFKQETLFSLVLFSLVVFAAWGYAQLFSGRAAYIHVGALIGTLMVGNVFRVIIPSQRNLVAAAEQGDSSFDPSGLGKSARHALLRSRHNNYFTLPLLFIMISGHYAMTFGSQWNWAILAVLAAASVLVRHFFNRRNQGAILTWLWPAAAVLMLTLAFIIRPQMAAQQAPMAEQPAVEQGDIVALVTARCSTCHSATPTDPLFQSPPGGLVFHDYDSIANKADKIYSQTVQTQIMPLANRTGMTDEERNLLGLWYQQVKSEQSVQ, from the coding sequence ATGGAATCCTATCTACAAGAGTGGTTAAACCTGCTGTTTCGCTGGCTGCATGTGACGGCCGGTGTCGCCTGGATTGGCGCATCCTTTTATTTCAACTGGCTGGAAGGACGGTTGGAAGCTGCGCCAGCAAACAAGCAGAAAAAAGGCATCAAAGGTGAGTTGTGGGCGCTGCACGGCGGCGGTATTTATGAAGTAAATAAATATCATCTTGCCCCGGAAAAACTGCCAACAACGTTGCATTGGTTTAAATGGGAGGCTTATGTCACCTGGCTCAGCGGCATGGGTTTACTGGCCATTATTTATTACTGGGGGGCAGAGAGTTATTTACTGGCACCGCAGTCTGCACTGACGCCAGTTCAGGCCATTGCCATCAGTATCGTCAGCCTGCTGACCGCCTGGCTGGTCTATGACCTGTTGTGCAAATCCCCGCTGTTCAAACAGGAAACGCTGTTCAGCCTGGTGCTGTTCTCGCTGGTGGTGTTTGCTGCCTGGGGCTACGCACAACTGTTCAGTGGCCGTGCCGCCTATATTCACGTCGGTGCGCTGATTGGCACCCTGATGGTGGGAAATGTGTTCAGGGTGATTATCCCTTCCCAGAGAAATCTGGTTGCTGCCGCTGAACAGGGGGATAGCAGTTTTGATCCTTCTGGTCTTGGAAAGAGTGCCAGGCATGCCTTGCTGCGCTCTCGCCACAACAACTACTTTACACTGCCGTTGTTGTTTATCATGATCAGTGGCCACTATGCCATGACCTTTGGCAGCCAGTGGAACTGGGCAATTCTGGCGGTTCTGGCTGCGGCTTCAGTGCTGGTTCGTCATTTCTTTAACCGACGCAATCAGGGTGCCATTTTAACCTGGCTATGGCCTGCAGCAGCGGTGTTGATGTTGACTCTGGCCTTTATTATCCGGCCACAAATGGCTGCACAGCAGGCACCGATGGCAGAGCAACCGGCTGTGGAGCAGGGCGATATTGTGGCGCTGGTTACTGCCCGCTGCAGCACCTGTCACTCGGCAACACCGACCGATCCTCTCTTTCAGTCACCGCCCGGTGGTCTGGTTTTCCACGACTATGATTCCATCGCCAACAAGGCTGATAAGATTTATAGCCAGACCGTACAGACTCAGATTATGCCATTGGCCAATCGCACGGGCATGACCGATGAAGAGCGCAATTTACTTGGCCTGTGGTATCAACAAGTGAAGTCTGAGCAGAGTGTTCAGTAA
- a CDS encoding ureidoglycolate lyase: protein MDKEIPAQTLKVEILTREAFEPFGDVLETRDTPLVINQGRCQKYSDLTSVTTDDQGYTTIHIYKTAPINHAYQLDLLERHPLGSQTFMPLAGQRFLVVVAPGSSVGATPDLSSIRCFLTNGKQGVTYHPGVWHHPLLSVDGGEEYLVIDRKGPGDNCDEVLMPGQFIVEVPR, encoded by the coding sequence ATGGATAAAGAAATACCAGCCCAGACGCTGAAGGTGGAAATACTGACCCGTGAAGCCTTTGAACCTTTTGGTGATGTCCTCGAAACCCGGGATACACCGTTGGTGATCAATCAGGGGCGCTGTCAGAAATACAGCGACCTGACATCCGTCACCACGGATGATCAAGGTTACACGACAATACATATCTATAAAACAGCCCCGATTAACCACGCTTATCAACTGGATCTGCTGGAACGACACCCACTGGGTAGCCAGACATTTATGCCCCTGGCAGGCCAGCGCTTTCTGGTGGTGGTGGCCCCTGGCTCCAGTGTTGGTGCGACGCCCGATTTGTCATCCATTCGCTGCTTTCTGACCAACGGTAAACAGGGCGTTACCTACCACCCCGGTGTCTGGCATCACCCTTTACTGTCCGTTGATGGCGGAGAAGAGTATCTGGTGATTGATCGTAAGGGACCCGGCGATAACTGTGATGAGGTCCTGATGCCTGGGCAGTTTATTGTGGAGGTGCCACGATGA
- the uraH gene encoding hydroxyisourate hydrolase has translation MTGISTHILDTGSGLPAEGVPVSLSKQAGDGWQPVGSGVTNNDGRIQNLATDDLNLPKGVYQLHFAIKDYFQKHKVQCFYPEVVVTFEVSDDRHHHVPLLLSPYGYSTYRGS, from the coding sequence ATGACCGGTATCAGCACCCATATTCTGGATACCGGTAGTGGCTTACCGGCAGAAGGAGTCCCTGTCTCCCTGTCAAAACAGGCAGGTGATGGCTGGCAGCCAGTGGGCAGTGGCGTCACCAACAATGATGGCCGCATACAGAACCTGGCGACAGATGACCTGAATCTTCCCAAAGGGGTGTATCAGCTGCATTTCGCCATTAAGGATTATTTCCAGAAGCATAAAGTCCAGTGCTTTTACCCGGAAGTTGTGGTGACGTTTGAAGTCAGTGATGACCGTCATCACCATGTTCCACTGCTGTTATCACCCTATGGTTACTCTACCTATCGGGGCAGTTAA
- the guaD gene encoding guanine deaminase encodes MSQSVVWRASVLHFLEDPVKQQGSEDAWEFFEDGALLVEDGLITRCGPSDQVFKNLPAGTEIKDLIGRLLVPGFIDTHVHYPQLEVLAGCGVQLLDWLNQYTFPAEQKFADEQYASEIAQFFLDQCLSHGTTTALVFGTVAPQSVDAFFQQAHQRNLRMIAGKVMMDRNAPDYLLDTPQSSYEDSKALINRWHNKGRLAYAVTPRFAPTSSSEQLHMAGRLLREHDGLYLHTHLSENPKEIDWVQELFPDSKHYVDVYDQHGLLGPRSVFAHSVHLCDHSWQRMGSSGSSIAFCPGSNLFLGSGLFNLNRAKAHGIPTGLGTDVGGGTSLCLLNTMKDAYQVSQLREETISPLQAFYLATLGGARALHLDDKIGSFRTGNEADFLVLNPAATPMLQFRTEKTKTLEELLGVLMVMGDDRVIEKTIIMGQEA; translated from the coding sequence ATGAGTCAATCGGTAGTTTGGCGAGCCTCTGTCCTGCACTTTCTGGAGGATCCAGTGAAACAACAGGGTTCGGAGGACGCGTGGGAGTTTTTCGAAGACGGTGCCCTTCTGGTTGAAGATGGTCTGATAACCCGATGCGGTCCTTCCGATCAGGTCTTTAAGAATCTGCCCGCCGGAACAGAAATCAAAGACCTCATTGGTCGTCTTCTGGTTCCGGGTTTTATCGATACCCACGTACATTATCCACAGCTTGAAGTACTGGCAGGCTGCGGTGTCCAGTTACTGGACTGGCTCAACCAGTACACATTTCCGGCAGAGCAGAAGTTTGCTGATGAGCAGTATGCCAGTGAGATTGCACAGTTCTTTCTGGATCAGTGCCTCAGCCATGGAACCACCACAGCCCTGGTGTTTGGTACCGTGGCACCTCAGTCCGTTGATGCCTTTTTTCAACAAGCCCATCAACGAAATCTGCGTATGATCGCAGGCAAGGTGATGATGGATCGTAATGCCCCTGACTATCTGCTTGATACTCCTCAAAGCAGCTACGAAGACAGTAAAGCATTGATCAACCGGTGGCATAACAAAGGGCGATTGGCGTATGCAGTAACCCCCCGTTTTGCCCCTACCTCATCATCGGAACAGTTGCACATGGCTGGCCGGTTATTGCGGGAACACGATGGTCTTTATCTGCACACCCACCTCTCGGAAAACCCGAAAGAGATTGACTGGGTTCAGGAACTGTTCCCGGACAGCAAACACTATGTGGATGTGTACGATCAGCATGGCTTGCTGGGCCCCCGGTCCGTGTTTGCCCACTCAGTCCACCTGTGTGACCACAGTTGGCAGCGAATGGGCAGTTCCGGCTCGTCCATTGCCTTTTGCCCGGGCTCCAACCTGTTTCTCGGTAGCGGGCTGTTTAATCTGAACCGGGCAAAGGCCCATGGTATCCCCACCGGTCTTGGCACCGATGTGGGTGGGGGAACCAGTCTCTGCCTGCTCAATACCATGAAAGACGCTTATCAGGTATCTCAGTTGCGGGAGGAAACCATCTCGCCGCTTCAAGCTTTTTACCTGGCCACATTGGGAGGTGCCAGGGCACTTCATCTTGACGACAAGATCGGTAGCTTCCGCACAGGCAATGAAGCGGATTTTCTGGTGCTCAATCCGGCGGCTACCCCAATGCTTCAATTCAGAACGGAAAAGACCAAAACACTGGAAGAGTTGCTTGGCGTGTTGATGGTGATGGGTGATGACCGGGTCATTGAAAAAACCATCATCATGGGTCAGGAAGCCTGA
- the alc gene encoding allantoicase produces the protein MNNSSDDLAAQWQQTRIDLAARALGGDVLDCSDDFFAEKDNLLLAKDPVFLPEKYTAYGKWMDGWESRRRRDAPGFDGCDWVIVRLAAVGEIEALDIDTRHFKGNAPGAVQLDYLLDNADPNEQSNWLPLTDRVDVQPDCRNLITLDQSPRVASHIRLRIYPDGGVARLRVYGKVHLDQRHRLPGEPLDLAALMNGGRSVACSDSFFGPMQNLLLPGRGVDMHNGWETRRRRQGGNDWMMVKLALPGTIHRVEVDTLHFKGNYPDRCSLEACTFAGDNPEDATDPVQWHTILPEQKLHAHRNHRFLNELQSTEQPYTHVRLNIFPDGGVSRLRVLGFESGYESGFESGVEGSSS, from the coding sequence ATGAATAACTCTTCTGATGATCTCGCCGCACAGTGGCAGCAGACAAGAATTGATCTGGCAGCCCGTGCGCTGGGTGGGGATGTTCTCGACTGCAGCGATGATTTCTTTGCCGAAAAAGATAACCTGCTATTGGCTAAAGACCCGGTATTTCTACCAGAAAAATATACGGCCTACGGCAAATGGATGGATGGCTGGGAGTCACGCCGCCGTCGCGATGCACCGGGTTTTGATGGCTGTGACTGGGTTATTGTGCGCCTGGCTGCTGTGGGTGAAATCGAAGCGCTGGATATTGATACACGTCACTTTAAAGGTAATGCCCCCGGCGCAGTGCAGCTGGACTACCTGCTTGATAACGCCGATCCCAACGAACAGAGCAACTGGCTGCCGCTGACGGATCGGGTGGACGTACAGCCCGATTGCCGAAACCTGATTACTCTGGATCAGTCTCCGAGAGTAGCCAGCCATATTCGTTTGAGAATTTACCCCGATGGCGGTGTCGCCCGTCTCCGGGTTTATGGCAAGGTGCATCTTGATCAGCGCCATCGCTTACCGGGTGAGCCCCTGGATCTGGCGGCACTGATGAACGGTGGCCGCTCCGTAGCCTGCAGTGACTCATTCTTTGGCCCTATGCAAAACCTGTTACTGCCAGGGCGTGGTGTCGATATGCATAATGGCTGGGAAACCAGACGTCGGCGGCAGGGGGGCAATGACTGGATGATGGTCAAGCTGGCTCTGCCCGGCACTATTCATCGCGTAGAAGTGGATACCTTGCACTTCAAGGGTAACTACCCTGACCGTTGCAGCCTGGAGGCCTGTACCTTTGCCGGGGATAACCCTGAAGATGCAACGGATCCTGTGCAATGGCATACCATTCTTCCGGAACAGAAACTGCATGCTCATCGCAACCATCGGTTCTTGAATGAGTTGCAGAGCACGGAACAACCATACACCCATGTGCGTCTGAATATATTTCCTGATGGGGGGGTATCAAGGCTTCGCGTTCTTGGTTTTGAGAGCGGTTATGAGAGCGGTTTTGAAAGTGGCGTTGAGGGGAGTAGTTCATGA
- a CDS encoding TauD/TfdA dioxygenase family protein, whose protein sequence is MINYQTTGQHPRLGFEVCQGLNLKTLTSSQRLGLKHALWQHGVVFARKQYMTASEMEQFALDTFGPMMIGDNRQRKDCPPLPPELVSNHVAVLGNPLGPVDRPLESAAWQWHHDKDALPRLEGLAMNALYIVMLHIHKVPGTGCDGQPHTTHFLDQLEAWRALSPERQAELRTVKLIHSPPFLTPDSWTAETPLKTHPLVSEHELIAREGLYMGSNTAVPVGLEKDPEAARTFWQALLDEILASCVIYAHRWQEGDIVFWDNSQVMHRGQPYDSSHHQRVGLRLGVVAREETTLRHR, encoded by the coding sequence ATGATCAACTATCAGACCACCGGCCAGCACCCAAGGCTTGGCTTTGAAGTGTGTCAGGGTTTAAACCTGAAAACGTTAACCAGCAGCCAGAGGCTTGGTCTGAAACATGCGCTTTGGCAGCATGGAGTGGTCTTCGCCAGAAAGCAATATATGACCGCCAGTGAGATGGAACAATTTGCACTGGATACTTTCGGCCCCATGATGATAGGTGACAATCGCCAACGTAAGGATTGCCCACCTTTACCTCCTGAGCTGGTCAGCAATCATGTGGCCGTACTTGGCAACCCCCTGGGCCCTGTTGATCGCCCACTGGAGTCAGCGGCATGGCAATGGCATCACGACAAGGATGCGCTTCCCCGACTGGAGGGACTGGCAATGAATGCGCTCTATATCGTGATGCTTCATATACACAAGGTGCCCGGGACCGGGTGCGATGGACAACCTCACACAACGCACTTCCTCGACCAGCTTGAAGCCTGGCGCGCGCTCAGTCCTGAGCGGCAGGCAGAGTTGAGAACAGTAAAACTGATCCACTCGCCACCTTTTCTGACGCCTGATTCATGGACAGCGGAAACACCGTTAAAAACCCACCCCCTGGTTTCTGAACATGAACTGATTGCCAGGGAAGGGCTTTACATGGGATCGAATACGGCAGTACCGGTTGGGCTTGAAAAGGACCCTGAAGCGGCCAGAACATTCTGGCAAGCACTGTTGGATGAAATCCTTGCCAGCTGTGTCATTTACGCTCACCGGTGGCAGGAAGGCGATATTGTTTTCTGGGATAACTCTCAAGTCATGCACCGTGGACAACCCTATGACTCAAGCCATCATCAGCGAGTTGGTCTCAGGTTAGGGGTTGTAGCCCGGGAAGAAACCACTCTGCGACATCGCTAG
- the puuE gene encoding allantoinase PuuE — translation MTFDPLLTTDDYPRDLVGYGRTTPDPQWPGNSRIAVQFVINYEEGGENCILHGDEASEAFLSEIIGAPAHKGMRHISMESIYEYGSRAGFWRLHRLFSQRQIPVTVYGVAMAMARNPQAVRAMMESGWEIASHGYRWINYQFMDVDEERRHMQEAIRLHTEVTGKRPTGWYTGRCSPNTEQLVVAEGGFLYHADSYADDLPYWDTRFGKPQLVVPYTLDCNDMRFATAQGFNSGDQFFSYLKDAFDVLYEEGATAPKMLSVGLHCRLAGRPGRAAALTRFLDYVQSREQVWLCTREQIAQHWHTHHPYNR, via the coding sequence ATGACGTTCGACCCTCTTTTAACGACAGATGACTACCCAAGAGACCTGGTTGGTTATGGCAGAACGACGCCTGATCCCCAGTGGCCGGGTAATAGCAGAATAGCAGTTCAGTTTGTTATCAATTACGAAGAAGGCGGCGAGAACTGTATTCTTCACGGTGATGAGGCATCAGAGGCATTTCTCTCGGAAATCATTGGTGCTCCGGCTCATAAGGGCATGCGTCATATCAGTATGGAGTCGATCTATGAGTACGGCTCAAGGGCCGGGTTCTGGCGACTTCACCGGCTGTTCTCACAGAGGCAGATACCGGTCACTGTGTACGGTGTCGCCATGGCCATGGCGCGTAATCCGCAAGCTGTCAGAGCCATGATGGAGTCCGGTTGGGAGATTGCCAGCCATGGTTATCGCTGGATTAACTATCAGTTTATGGACGTTGATGAAGAGCGTCGGCATATGCAGGAAGCGATTCGTCTGCACACCGAAGTGACCGGTAAGCGCCCAACCGGGTGGTATACCGGGCGTTGCAGTCCAAATACCGAGCAGCTGGTGGTGGCAGAGGGAGGGTTTTTATATCACGCCGATAGCTATGCCGATGACCTCCCCTACTGGGATACCCGGTTTGGTAAACCCCAGCTGGTGGTTCCCTATACGCTGGACTGCAACGATATGCGCTTTGCCACCGCCCAGGGTTTTAACAGTGGCGATCAGTTCTTCAGTTATCTGAAAGACGCTTTTGATGTACTTTATGAAGAAGGTGCCACGGCTCCCAAAATGCTCTCAGTAGGCCTTCATTGTCGTTTGGCTGGACGACCGGGGAGAGCGGCAGCCCTGACCCGTTTCCTGGACTATGTACAATCCAGGGAGCAGGTATGGCTATGTACACGGGAACAGATTGCCCAACACTGGCATACTCATCATCCTTATAATCGATAA
- a CDS encoding ankyrin repeat domain-containing protein, with translation MGPAERLSSSLPVAPNRLSSDQYPEDQITNRQLPTADNQPEVGTMPRLDKRKVKPAETLTPELNGQLNGADTLPSILDQCCSIDEALSSGDLNTVDDEGFTLMTRAAYFNQPEHVRKLIRARADVNQPDSASWTPLIAAADQNCTEVTGMLLAAGADIEKTDSMMFGPLHAAAEVGNEEVTQILLVAGADVEAVNTYGSTPLMSACRKGNKQVAERLVQYGADINARNCKTFTSVFQLACYYANESRDTDLLRFLIRQKVDVFTLDHNHWFPLLTVIAGGLSSEVEFILNRGWHKAVMGYDSRLFYLAALNGEDEILRILFQQLPDKTSAFQCIAKATSLTGKFFAESPLRIIDRNFNEILSIENIVDSPYSLKHLCRSIIKRYAATDQYIVLDQLPLPDSLKKYCWQIPVCLYNKHDVAVWADFVESQRVADEDVDNDNVGSITAARLRK, from the coding sequence GTGGGTCCAGCAGAAAGATTATCGAGTTCGCTTCCGGTTGCCCCTAACCGTCTGTCCAGCGACCAATATCCAGAAGATCAGATTACTAACCGTCAATTGCCTACCGCTGACAACCAGCCTGAAGTGGGCACGATGCCCAGACTGGACAAGCGTAAAGTGAAACCTGCTGAAACGCTCACCCCTGAACTGAACGGGCAACTGAACGGAGCGGATACTCTGCCCAGTATATTAGACCAATGTTGTTCAATTGATGAAGCTCTGTCGTCAGGTGACTTGAACACAGTGGATGATGAGGGATTTACACTAATGACCAGAGCCGCCTATTTTAATCAGCCCGAGCATGTCAGAAAGCTGATTCGTGCAAGAGCTGATGTGAACCAGCCCGACAGTGCCAGTTGGACCCCCCTGATAGCGGCTGCCGACCAGAACTGCACAGAGGTCACCGGGATGCTTTTGGCGGCGGGCGCAGATATTGAGAAGACAGATTCGATGATGTTCGGCCCCTTGCATGCGGCTGCTGAAGTAGGCAACGAAGAGGTTACCCAGATACTGTTGGTGGCCGGAGCAGATGTTGAAGCGGTCAACACCTATGGTTCGACTCCGCTGATGTCCGCCTGCCGCAAAGGGAATAAACAGGTGGCGGAACGACTTGTACAATATGGTGCGGATATTAATGCAAGAAACTGCAAAACCTTCACCTCTGTCTTCCAGCTCGCCTGTTACTATGCCAATGAGTCCAGAGACACAGATCTTCTCCGGTTCCTTATCCGGCAAAAGGTGGATGTCTTCACACTTGATCACAATCATTGGTTTCCGCTGCTGACGGTCATCGCAGGTGGTCTTTCCAGTGAGGTAGAGTTCATCCTGAACAGGGGGTGGCACAAGGCAGTCATGGGTTATGACTCCCGTCTATTTTACCTCGCCGCCCTCAATGGTGAGGATGAAATACTCAGAATTCTGTTTCAACAATTACCTGATAAAACCAGTGCGTTTCAATGCATTGCCAAGGCAACCTCACTGACAGGAAAGTTTTTTGCAGAAAGTCCACTGCGCATTATCGACAGGAACTTTAATGAGATTTTGTCCATTGAGAATATTGTGGATAGCCCTTACTCATTAAAGCATTTGTGCCGGTCGATCATCAAACGATATGCAGCCACTGATCAGTATATAGTTCTGGACCAGTTGCCATTGCCTGATAGTCTGAAAAAATACTGCTGGCAAATTCCTGTTTGTTTGTACAATAAACACGACGTTGCTGTGTGGGCTGATTTTGTCGAATCGCAACGTGTTGCTGATGAAGATGTTGATAATGATAATGTGGGCAGTATCACTGCTGCCCGGTTAAGAAAATAA
- the uraD gene encoding 2-oxo-4-hydroxy-4-carboxy-5-ureidoimidazoline decarboxylase gives MTLDELNSLDIDGARHFFRQCCTSDYWLEFMANNRPYSSQDELLSTADTSWSACGEKDYLQAFAGHPKIGDVNSLKAKYANTRDMAGHEQSGAATASDETLKALADGNTAYETRFGYIFIVCATGKSADQMLSLLNDRLNNQPEHELAIAAAEQHKITQLRLNKLIEWRQMA, from the coding sequence ATGACACTGGATGAACTGAACAGTCTCGATATTGATGGTGCCAGACATTTTTTCCGCCAATGCTGTACCAGTGACTACTGGCTGGAATTCATGGCGAACAACCGGCCATACTCCAGTCAAGATGAGCTTTTATCCACAGCGGACACCAGTTGGTCCGCCTGTGGAGAAAAAGACTATCTACAGGCTTTTGCAGGCCACCCGAAGATTGGCGACGTAAACAGCCTGAAAGCAAAATACGCCAATACCCGTGATATGGCCGGTCATGAGCAATCAGGCGCAGCCACTGCCAGTGACGAAACACTCAAGGCATTAGCAGACGGTAACACCGCTTACGAAACCCGTTTTGGCTATATCTTCATTGTCTGCGCCACCGGGAAGTCAGCGGATCAGATGCTGTCTCTGCTGAATGACCGGCTGAATAACCAGCCGGAACATGAACTGGCGATTGCCGCTGCCGAGCAACATAAGATAACCCAGCTACGTCTGAACAAACTGATTGAATGGAGGCAAATGGCATGA